A window of the Anaerolineales bacterium genome harbors these coding sequences:
- a CDS encoding UDP-glucose--hexose-1-phosphate uridylyltransferase, with translation MSLLFEQPHRRLNLLTGEYVLVSPHRTRRPWQGRIESVPGSVRPAYDPACYLCPGNARAGGARNPEYDGTFVFDNDFAALLPTKNPQPAGGGGLLAAEAERGVCRVLCYSPRHDLTLGSMPADSVRRVVEAWTEQYAELGALPWIRHVQIFENNGEMMGASNPHPHGQIWAEERIPNEPAKESERQSRHRRERGTCLLCDYLALEEAEGQRIVWRNDSFLALVPFWAVWPYETMVLPRAHRGALPDLTAQERGDLAEILPRLIRAYDRVFDAPFPYSMGFHQRPTDGEAHPEWHFHAHFYPPLLRSAAVRKFMVGYEMLAQPQRDITAESAAERLRTLVE, from the coding sequence ATGAGCCTCCTTTTCGAACAACCCCACCGCAGGCTGAACCTTCTCACGGGAGAATACGTGTTGGTCTCCCCCCATCGCACCCGGCGCCCCTGGCAGGGCAGGATCGAATCCGTCCCGGGTTCCGTCCGCCCCGCGTATGACCCCGCCTGCTACCTCTGCCCCGGAAACGCGCGGGCGGGCGGCGCGCGCAACCCGGAGTATGACGGCACGTTCGTGTTCGATAATGATTTCGCGGCCCTGCTCCCGACGAAGAACCCACAGCCCGCGGGCGGCGGGGGTCTGCTGGCGGCGGAAGCCGAGCGCGGCGTGTGCCGGGTTCTGTGCTATTCGCCGCGGCACGACCTGACCCTCGGCTCGATGCCTGCCGATTCCGTCCGCCGGGTGGTGGAGGCTTGGACGGAGCAATACGCCGAGCTCGGGGCTTTGCCGTGGATCCGGCACGTACAGATCTTCGAAAACAACGGGGAGATGATGGGCGCCAGCAATCCGCACCCGCACGGCCAGATCTGGGCCGAGGAGCGGATCCCCAACGAGCCGGCAAAGGAGAGCGAACGCCAATCCCGCCACCGGCGCGAACGCGGAACCTGCCTGCTGTGCGACTACCTCGCGCTCGAGGAGGCCGAGGGGCAACGGATCGTGTGGCGCAACGACTCGTTCCTCGCGCTGGTCCCGTTTTGGGCGGTATGGCCTTATGAGACCATGGTCCTGCCGCGGGCGCACCGGGGGGCGCTGCCGGATCTGACCGCCCAGGAGCGCGGCGACCTGGCCGAGATACTGCCGCGCCTGATCCGCGCCTACGACCGGGTATTCGACGCCCCGTTTCCGTACAGCATGGGCTTCCACCAGCGGCCGACCGACGGCGAAGCCCATCCGGAGTGGCATTTCCACGCGCACTTCTATCCGCCGCTGCTGCGCTCCGCGGCCGTGCGGAAATTTATGGTCGGGTACGAGATGCTGGCCCAGCCGCAACGGGATATCACGGCCGAATCCGCGGCCGAGCGGCTGAGAACGCTGGTGGAATGA